Sequence from the Christiangramia fulva genome:
AACAATGGCTGTATAAATCTTGTTTTTGCCAAATTGAACAGCCAATCTCATTCCGGGCCTTATAAAAGCTGCTTCCTCTTCTGTAAGGCTGTACGTAAAGCGCTTATCAAGAGGCAAAGGCAATATAAGATCAACAAAAAAAGCCATAGTAATTGTGCGGTTAAAGAAATAAAAAAAGCCAATTTATCAAAATTGGCCTTATATATAGGAATTCTAGAAAAAATTTACTCTACTCTTTCCCAGGTTTTGGTTTTATAGAAGAATGCGAGGTATCCTCTTACTTTAAGAAGATCGGGGTTATTTTCTTTTAGCCAGATTTTACATCGGTATTCTTTGCCCTTTTTAGGATCAACGATATGACCTCCAACATATTTATCACCCTCTTTATGGAGCCCTCTCATGATCACCATTCCTTCTATAGGTTTATTCTTAAGCTCTCCATCACATTTTGTACATACACGGTCGCGATCTTCTTCCTTCATTATTTTCACCACTTTGCCGTAAATCTTACCATCTTTTTTATAGACTTTTATTATGGAGTTGACTTTACCGTCACTATTGAAGTTTTTCCATTTACCGGTAACGTCCTGCGCATTTAAAGAAAAGCATAGAAATCCCATGCAAAATAAGTAGGTTAAGATATTTTTCATAGCTGATTTTTTATTTTCCGAGCATAGCTTTTTTGAGGTCGTCATCTGCTGGATGATTAGATAACCAGATTCCAAAAAGCGCCTTTTTAAAGTCCATTCCAGAAATTTTCCCTTTTTCTGCACCATTCTTATAAACTGTCACACCTGAAGAAGGAAGGTAAACAATGTCAAAAACGTCATTTTTCTTTATCTCCTCCATAAAAAAACTTTTAAATTTTTCAATTTTTGGGTCCAGCGCCCTGGTATTTCCTCCTGTAGAATGCTGAAAACCCTCGTCTACCGCTTCTATCATTTTTTTACTGGAAATAAGCTTTGAAACAATATGAAGTTTGATGGACATAGGTTCATTAGCCGAAAGGATCTCTTCGGCATTAGATGATTTTTGGGAAAGGTATAATCCTCCGGCATAAAGGTCTATCCATAATTTCTCCCGAACTCCGGCGCCGTTAAGAACCAACTCATGATTCTGGAAAGTTTCCTTTTGAGGTAAGGTTACGCCTGCAATAGTGGTTTGAGCCATAGAAATGCCCATTCCAAGAAAAGCGAATAAAATAAAGCAAGTTATTTTCATATAAGTAAGTATTTTGGTGGTACTAAATTTATTTAAATTTTTTCTTCAGTTTAATAAGAGAGGCATTTAATTCAAATCCCAACAATAACACGTTAGAATTCAGCCAGATATAGAACATCAGTATCAGCAGTGCTCCAATAGACCCGTATAGCTCATTATAACTTGAAAAATTGGTAATATATATACTGAACAAAACTGTGGTAATTACAATCAGAATAGTTGTGAACAAAGCTCCAACCGAAAAAAACTTCGCCTGCCTGGCTTCCCGCGTTCCAGAATAATAAAGGATTGCCACAGCGATGTAAACGAGCACAATAAAAGCACAGTACTGAATAATAGATGCTTCTATAGTATCCTGACTTAGTAAACTATTCCCTGAAATATCATCTATCGCATACTCCAGAAAAACCACCAGTATTACAGAAATGAGCAATAACAGTGCCAGCACCAGGGAAACACCAATAGCGACGACATATTGACGAATAATAGATCTATTGGTTTTTGTATGATAACTGAATTCAAAGCCTGTAAAAATAGCGTTTACGCCGTTAGTCATCAAGAAAATAGAGAGAATAAACGAAAAGGAAAGCAGGCCACCACGTGGATTCTTTGCAATATCTTCAAAAATGGCCCCAAAAAAATCGGATGTTTCCGGCGGCAGGAGATTATCGATAAAAACAAGAAATTCTAACTGAAAATCTTCAATAAAGGTGATATACGGGATCAGGTTTAGCACGAATAACAAGAACGGAAATATTGCCATAAAGAAGGAAAAAGCAATAGAGCTTGCTCTTGTGGAGAAAGTTCCTTTTATGATTCCCCCTGTGTAAATCACCCATAAATCGTGCAGGGATAATCCTTCAAGACCCGGCAGGACAATTTGTTTGGTTTTGCGTTTCCACCAATTGGATATACTTTGGATTCTTGATTTTATCGCCTCTTTTAGAGACATATTACACAGCTTTTAGGCTAAGATCAAGATTATAAACCGAATGCGTTAGTGCACCACTCGAAATAAAATCGACACCACATTCGGCGTAGCTTCTGGCAGTTTCGAGGGTAATCCCGCCACTGGCTTCGGTTTGACATCTTCCATCTATAAGTTCAACGGCTTTACGGGTATCTATAAAACTGAAATTATCTATAAGAATGCGATGTATTCCATCAGATTCTAAAATTTCACTTATTTCTTCCAAATCTCTGGCTTCAACAATAATTTTGAGGTTTAGATTTTTTTCTTTTAAATAAGCTTTGGTTTTTTCAATGGCCTGAGTGATCCCACCGGCAAAATCGATGTGATTGTCTTTGAGCATGATCATATCGTACAAAGCAAAACGGTGGTTCTCTCCTCCACCAATTTTCACTGCCCATTTTTCTAATGCACGAATCCCCGGGGTGGTCTTTCTGGTATCCAGGATCTTGGTTTTCGTTCCTTCCAGTTTTTTTACAAATTCTGAAGTTTTGGTAGCAATCGCACTCATACGCTGCATGGCATTGAGAACCGTTCGCTCAGCTTTTAAAATGCTTTGTGATCGTCCTTCCAAATAAAAAGCAACATCTCCATACTTCACATACGTACCATCGCTGATCTCTTTTTTAAATCTCAGGTCGCTGTCAAGGTACTTAAAAACTTTTTCAGCGAATTCAACTCCGGCAAGGATGCCTTTATCTTTTACAAGCAATTTTGCCTTTCCCCTGGCATTTTCAGGAATACAGGCCAGGGAGCTGTGGTCGCCTTCGCCTATATCTTCCCGCAGCGCATTTTTTATGATTAATTCAATTTCTTTATCAAATTGTTCCGATGAGATCATTTTCTCTGCTTATTTTTGTAAATGTAATAAAGTCTCCACTAAATTAAGGGCATGACCATAAAATTAGTCTGTATAGGAAAGACCGATAATCAAGAACTTGACAACCTCCTTAAAATTTATTCTGATCGGCTTCAGCATTATATAAAATTTGAAATTGATATCATTCCCGATCTAAAGAAAACGAAAAATTTAAATGAAAATCAGCAGAAACAAAAGGAAGGACAATTGTTACTTCCGGGTTTTGAGAATTCAGATTTTGTAGTTTTGCTTGATGAAAAAGGAAAACAATACACATCGGAAGAATTTTCAGCTTACCTTCAAAAAAGAATGAATACAGGCCTGAAACGGCTTATTTTCGTCATTGGCGGGCCCTACGGATTTTCAGATGAAGTCTACACCCGGGCGAATGCAAAGATTTCGCTTTCAAAAATGACATTTTCGCACCAGATGGTCAGGCTTTTTTTTACCGAACAACTCTACCGCGCGTTTACCATTCTTAAAAATGAACCCTATCACCACAGATAAAGTATGAAATTAGTTTTTGCAACGCATAATCCCAATAAATTCCGGGAAATAAAAAGCATCCTTCCCAAACATATCAAACTACTTTCACTGGATGATATTGGCTGCGAAGAAGATATTGAAGAAACCGCGGCGACCATTGAAGGAAATGCGAAGCTTAAAGCCGATTATGTGAAAGAAAATTACGGTTACGATTGTTTTGCAGATGATACAGGACTTGAAGTTGAGGCTTTGAACGGAGCTCCAGGTGTTTATTCTGCCAGGTACGCCGGCGAACCCAAAAGCGACGAAGCCAACCTGAACAAACTCCTGAAAGAAATGGAAAATATTTCTAATCGTAAAGCCAGGTTCAAAACGGTAATTTCCTTACGACTTGGCAAAAATCACTACAGTTTTCCGGGTATTTGTGAAGGTGAAATTTTAACCGGAAAACGGGGGGAAAAAGGTTTTGGTTATGATCCTGTTTTTCAACCAGAAAAACATAAAAAAAGCTTTGCCGAGATGAATTTGGAAGAAAAATCGGAAATCAGCCACCGTGCAAGGGCATTCAAAAAACTTATTGATTTTCTGAAAGACCAGGAATAAAAGGTCATTCCGGGGTTTTTCTGCATTTAAAATTCAAAGCTTATTTATCAGAAATAAAAGTGTATATTTGCCGCTTGAAATTCCTCAGGGTGAGGATGTGTTACCGGAAGTTTTGGTTTTTAAGTATGTCGATTCGCTTCTTATGTAACACCTACATATCATAATCGGAATACTTACAATTTAAAATGAACCAATTCGAGGAACTTGGTCTGGACCAACAGGTTTTACAGGCCATAGCTGACATGGGTTTTGAAACCCCCAGCGAAGTACAGGAAAAAACAATCCCAATTTTATTAGATCAGGAGACCGATCTTGTGGCTCTTGCCCAGACCGGAACAGGAAAAACCGCTGCATTCGGATTTCCATTAATTCAGAAAATTTCTTCTGAATCCCGGAAAACACAGGCGTTAATCCTTTCTCCCACACGAGAGCTCTGTCTTCAAATCACCAATGAGCTGAAGAACTATTCCAAATACAAAAAATCACTTCAGGTGGTGGCTGTATATGGAGGAGCGAGCATTACCGATCAGTCCAAACAGCTTCAAAGAGGCGCACAGATCATTGTGGCTACTCCGGGAAGGATGCAGGATATGATAAGAAGAAATCTGGCCGATATATCGAATATCGATTATTGTATTCTTGATGAAGCCGATGAAATGCTGAATATGGGCTTTTATGAAGATATCAAATCGATACTTTCGCATACGCCAAATACCAAAAAAACCTGGCTTTTTTCTGCGACCATGCCAAAAGAGGTCGCTAAAATCGCCTCTAAATTCATGAAAAATCCGGTAGAAATAACCGTGGGCTCTAAAAATATGGGTACCGATAATGTTTCTCATGAATATTACCTGGTAAACCATCGTTATCGTTACGATGCCCTTAAAAGACTGGCCGACGCGAATCCCGATATATTTTCGGTGATCTTCTGCCGCACAAAAAGAGATACTCAAAAAGTTGCCGAAAAACTTATTGAAGATGGCTACAATGCAGCTGCACTTCATGGGGATTTAAGTCAGAACCAGCGTGACCTGGTAATGAAGAGTTTCCGTACAAGACAAATCCAGATGCTGGTAGCGACTGATGTTGCTGCGCGAGGAATTGACGTTGATGATATCACTCACGTGATAAATTATCAGCTTCCCGATGAAATTGAAACTTACACCCACCGTAGCGGACGTACGGGACGCGCCGGAAAAACCGGGACTTCCATGGTGATCATCTCCAAAAGTGAGGTCAGGAAGATTAAAACCATCGAAAAGATGATTCAGCAGCAATTTGTACAAAAACAAATTCCTGGTGGAAAAGAGATCTGCAAGACTCAGCTTTTCCACCTGGCCAGCGACATAAAGAAAACCGAGATCAACCATGATATCGATCCATATTTGCCTTCCATAATGGATGTTCTTGAAGGTTTTTCAAAAGAAGAGCTGATCAAAAAAGTTTTTTCGGTTGAATTCACACGTTTTTATAATTACTATAAAAATGCTCCTGAACTTGGTTCTGATATTACCGCGTCCAAACAATCTTCAGATGGTTCTACACGTTACTTCCTGGGCTTGGGCTCAAAAGACGGTTTTGACTGGAAAAGCCTTAAAGATTTCCTGAAAGAACAATTGAACCTGGAACGCGATGATGTTTATAAGGTAGATGTTAAAGGCAGTTTTTCATTCTTTAATACCGATGACCGCCTTGCGAACCATGTACTGGAAAGTTTTCAGAATTTCAATTACCAGGGTCGTGATGTGACTATTGAAATCACCAAAGAACAGAGCAAAGAAAGATCACCAAGAAGAAAATTCAGTAAATATTCAGATTCTGATGGCTTTGGAGGTAAGAAATCTGGCCGAAGAACAAGGGGACGTGATGGAAAGAAAAACGGTCGCAAAGTGAGTCACGGTAAAAACATCGAGAATTCAATAAAACGAAGAAGATCTAAGAAATAGAATTCATTTTTCAATAAGCATCAGTTTGGCATTGTTTTTTATCAGGATTTTATATTTTTAGGCCCGATTGTTATGAAAAGAAACCTATTTATACTATTCCTTATGATTTCCGGAGTGTCGTTTGCCCAGCAAACCATAAAGGGAACTGTGATGAACGCCGCCAATGATCAGCCTCTCGAAAATGTGAATATCGTGAATCTTAATCAGGTGGTGGGAGCTATTACTGATGAAGAAGGAAATTTTAAAATTAAAGCCGAGGTAAATGATACGTTATATTTCTCTTATCTCGGTTTTCGTTCCATTCGTGTTCGCGTGACCAACGACTGGCTTAAGTACGGCAACGTAAAGGTTAAAATGACCGAAATAGGCATGGCTTTGGAAGAAGTTACCCTGAATTCGGTAAAACTTACGGGTTACCTGGAGATCGATGCGAAAAATATTCCTATCTACGACAATCACAGGTATAGTATTTCGGGTTTAAATACTGGTTATGAAGGTGGCGACCACTCTCCGGGCGCGGTGACAAAAACACTTCGATCCTTATCAAATCCGGCTGATTTGGTCTATAATATCTTCGGAAAACGGCCCAGGCAGATGCGAAAATTGAGGCAGATGAAAGATGATGAAAATATCCGTGATCTACTGCGCAGAAAATTCGACCGTGAAACACTGATGGCTTTATTACAGGTCAATCGATCAGAAATCGAAGAGATTTTAAATCACTGCAACTACTCAAAAGATTTTATGAAAACGGCCAATGATCTTCAGATCCTGGATGCCATCAATGGCTGTTACGAAGAATATAAAGCTCTTCAAAAAAATTAGCGGGATTCAAGAATCTGCTTCAGGTTTTTCAATCCGGTTTCAAAATTTTCTCCCAGGGCTTTTTCAGGAGTATAAAAAAGACTTATTATAGTTAGTGGAAATGCCAGAGCTCCCCGCGCTCCCCATACCATTTTGGTCTTTTCGGGCTCAATTTCCTTTACACCAATATAAGTGAGGGCATTTACTTTTATAGGTTTTATAAATAGTATCTTGGTTTCCAGTACCCTGCCCTGTTTTGCTTTTACAATTTTCTGAATTCCTTCACCGGCTTTACTGTTCCCTTTCCAGTAAAAACTGGAATCTATTTTCCCGTCAATACCCTTATATTTTTTAATCGCATCAGGATCCCTTTTAAACCAGGGAATCCAGTAGGGCTGATTCTTTAACTGCCTTACAAAATTAAATACCTCTTCACGAGGTTTATTGATTACGATGGTTCGGTTTATGTCATATTCTTTCTTTGCCCAGGCGTGCAGAAAGGCAAAAAATGTGATGATTGCGATAATGATATAAAAAAACAGCGTCATTGGTTAGCTCTTAGGGCGATTAAAAGTTACAAATAATTACTGATTCAAAAAGCGCTCAATAATTTGGTCGCTATTTTTAATGCTTTTTTTGGTCCATTCCATTTTAAGTTCCAGTTTCTCTTCATCAGATAACTGCCAGCGTTTTTCTGATTTTCTGAGTTTTTCAGTGAGCACGTGCAGTATTATGGCTGCGGAAACCGAAATATTCAAACTTTCAGTAAATCCAACCATGGGAATATGTAAGGTTCTATCGGCTTCTGTGAGTATTTCTTCTGATAAGCCCTCTTTTTCGGTACCAAAAAATAAAGCGGTTGGCTGATCAAATGAAAAATCTTCAGGAGTCATGGACTTCTCATGCGGACTCGTCGCAACAATACTATATCCTTTATTCCGAAGTGCAGAAATGCATTCTTTTGCAGTTTTATACCTGTTCACATCAACCCATTTTTGAGCACCCATCGCGATTTGCTTGTCGATACGCTTGGGAAAACGCTCTTCTATGATATGAATGTTTTGAATTCCGAACACATCACAGCTCCGTAGGACGGCACTGGTATTATGCAGCTGATACACATCCTGAGTAGCAACTGTAAGATAATTAGTTCTTTGCGCCAGCACTTTGTCAAAAAGCTGTCGGCGCCGTGGAGTAAGGTATTCCAGAAGGTACTCTAAAACTTTTGTATTTGTCATTGAGGTAAAAATAGGAAATCCAAACTTACTTTAACAAATGGAATTCGCTGTTTTCCCTCGAGAAAATTTTTTATCTTTTAAACAGTTGAAAAATAAGGTATGGAAAGAATTGTTGTTTTGACAGGAGCAGGTATAAGTGCCGAAAGTGGGATTAAAACCTTTAGGGATGCCGATGGGCTTTGGGAAGGCCACGATGTAATGGAAGTCGCTTCACCTGTAGGGTGGCAAAAAAATCAGGAACTTGTTCTGGATTTTTACAATAAACGGAGGCGACAGTTACTTGAAGTTGAGCCCAATGAAGCTCATAAGGCACTGGTACGCTTAGAAAATAAATATGATGTACAAATTATAACCCAGAATATTGATGATTTGCATGAAAGGGCTGGAAGTTCCAATGTCACACACCTGCATGGGGAATTGTTAAAAGCGCGCAGCACTTTTGACGAAAACCTTGTAATGGATTGGAAAAAAGATATCAGGATAGGTGATTTTTGCGAGCATAATTCTCAGTTAAGGCCTCATGTAGTATGGTTTGGAGAGGCGGTGCCGATGTTTGAAAAAGCTCTTAAAATCACTGAAAAAAGTGATATTCTGATTATTATTGGCACTTCTATGCAGGTTTATCCCGCTGCAGGACTGGTAGATTTTGCACCAAATGACATTCCGATCTATTTTATTGATCCCAAACCTAACATTCATGAAAGCAGAAATTTAGAAGTTATTCCTAAAAAGGCTGTTGAAGGTGTACCCAAACTGGTGGAAAGATTGTTGAACCAAAACTGAATTTTCATAGTATTTTCTTCCAACTTAAATTGAGCAGGTAATTTTTTTCTAAATTCCTAAAAAGTATCTTTGTCCTTTAATTTACAAACGCTAAAAAATGACCTCTCTTTCTGCAATTTCTCCAATAGACGGCCGGTACCGGTCAAAAACCAAAAAACTGGCAGCCTATTTCAGTGAAGAAGCACTAATTCGATACAGGATAAAAGTTGAAATAGAATATTTTATAGCGCTTTATGAACAGGGACTACCCCAGCTTCAACAGGTAGATCCGGGAAATTTTGAAAAGCTTAGAGAACTTTATAAAAATTTCACCAGTATTGATGCACAGGCTGTCAAGGAGATTGAAAAAGTCACCAACCACGATGTTAAAGCAGTTGAATATTATTTAAAAGAAGAATTTGAGAAATTAGGGATGTCTGAATCAAAAGAATTCATTCATTTTGGACTCACCTCACAGGATATCAATAATACCGCTATTCCATTAAGCCTTAAAGATGCTGTAAATGAAGTTTATATCCCCTCGCTTAACGCATTGCTGGAAAGGCTTAAAGAATTGGCCAAGGAATGGAAAGACATTCCGCTTTTAGCCAGAACCCATGGTCAGCCAGCTTCACCTACGAGGCTCGGGAAAGAGATTAATGTCTTTGTGGAAAGGCTGGAACAACAGTTAAAACTATTGCACCAGGTTCCGCACGCTGCAAAATTTGGAGGGGCCACAGGTAATTACAACGCTCATAAAGTGGCCTATCCCGATATGGACTGGCAACAATTTGGGAAGAATTTTGTAGAAAAAAGCCTTGGGTTACATCACTCCTTCCCTACCACCCAAATTGAACATTACGATCATCTCGCGGCTCTTTTTGATGGCTTGAAACGTATCAATAATATTTTTATTGATCTGGATCGGGATATCTGGACCTATATTTCAATGGATTATTTCAAGCAAAAGATCAAGAAAGGGGAAATTGGATCATCAGCCATGCCTCATAAAGTCAATCCGATTGATTTTGAGAACAGCGAGGGAAATTTAGGTATTGCCAACGCTATTTTTGAACATTTATCAGCAAAACTTCCGGTTAGCCGATTACAGCGCGATCTTACTGACAGCACGGTGTTAAGAAATATTGGTGTTCCTTTGGGACATACCATTATTGCTTTTAATTCTACCTTAAAAGGATTGAATAAATTATTGCTGAATAAAGAAAAACTTAATGCCGATCTTGAAAATAACTGGGCGGTAGTAGCTGAGGCCATTCAGACTATTTTAAGAAGAGAAGGCTTCAAAAATCCTTATGAAGCATTGAAAGGCCTTACCAGGACGAATACTAAAATTACCCGCGAAAGCATTTCAGAATTTATTGATCAACTGGAGGTTTCAGAAAAAATAAAGCAAGAATTAAGACAAATAAATCCGCAGAATTACACCGGAGTATAGAAAATTAAAGAGGCTGTTTAAAATTTCTTCTAAACAGCCTCTTTTTCAACTAATTAATCTGAATTTATATAGAATCTGAAAGAGTTTGGCTGGTTTCGTGATCACCTTGAAGAGAATCATCACTTTTCTTCGCAGAATTTATGATCTCCCCAATATTTTTAATTCCT
This genomic interval carries:
- a CDS encoding DUF2147 domain-containing protein, which produces MKNILTYLFCMGFLCFSLNAQDVTGKWKNFNSDGKVNSIIKVYKKDGKIYGKVVKIMKEEDRDRVCTKCDGELKNKPIEGMVIMRGLHKEGDKYVGGHIVDPKKGKEYRCKIWLKENNPDLLKVRGYLAFFYKTKTWERVE
- the nadC gene encoding carboxylating nicotinate-nucleotide diphosphorylase, which translates into the protein MISSEQFDKEIELIIKNALREDIGEGDHSSLACIPENARGKAKLLVKDKGILAGVEFAEKVFKYLDSDLRFKKEISDGTYVKYGDVAFYLEGRSQSILKAERTVLNAMQRMSAIATKTSEFVKKLEGTKTKILDTRKTTPGIRALEKWAVKIGGGENHRFALYDMIMLKDNHIDFAGGITQAIEKTKAYLKEKNLNLKIIVEARDLEEISEILESDGIHRILIDNFSFIDTRKAVELIDGRCQTEASGGITLETARSYAECGVDFISSGALTHSVYNLDLSLKAV
- a CDS encoding SIR2 family NAD-dependent protein deacylase translates to MERIVVLTGAGISAESGIKTFRDADGLWEGHDVMEVASPVGWQKNQELVLDFYNKRRRQLLEVEPNEAHKALVRLENKYDVQIITQNIDDLHERAGSSNVTHLHGELLKARSTFDENLVMDWKKDIRIGDFCEHNSQLRPHVVWFGEAVPMFEKALKITEKSDILIIIGTSMQVYPAAGLVDFAPNDIPIYFIDPKPNIHESRNLEVIPKKAVEGVPKLVERLLNQN
- a CDS encoding DEAD/DEAH box helicase, with protein sequence MNQFEELGLDQQVLQAIADMGFETPSEVQEKTIPILLDQETDLVALAQTGTGKTAAFGFPLIQKISSESRKTQALILSPTRELCLQITNELKNYSKYKKSLQVVAVYGGASITDQSKQLQRGAQIIVATPGRMQDMIRRNLADISNIDYCILDEADEMLNMGFYEDIKSILSHTPNTKKTWLFSATMPKEVAKIASKFMKNPVEITVGSKNMGTDNVSHEYYLVNHRYRYDALKRLADANPDIFSVIFCRTKRDTQKVAEKLIEDGYNAAALHGDLSQNQRDLVMKSFRTRQIQMLVATDVAARGIDVDDITHVINYQLPDEIETYTHRSGRTGRAGKTGTSMVIISKSEVRKIKTIEKMIQQQFVQKQIPGGKEICKTQLFHLASDIKKTEINHDIDPYLPSIMDVLEGFSKEELIKKVFSVEFTRFYNYYKNAPELGSDITASKQSSDGSTRYFLGLGSKDGFDWKSLKDFLKEQLNLERDDVYKVDVKGSFSFFNTDDRLANHVLESFQNFNYQGRDVTIEITKEQSKERSPRRKFSKYSDSDGFGGKKSGRRTRGRDGKKNGRKVSHGKNIENSIKRRRSKK
- a CDS encoding SRPBCC family protein; translation: MTLFFYIIIAIITFFAFLHAWAKKEYDINRTIVINKPREEVFNFVRQLKNQPYWIPWFKRDPDAIKKYKGIDGKIDSSFYWKGNSKAGEGIQKIVKAKQGRVLETKILFIKPIKVNALTYIGVKEIEPEKTKMVWGARGALAFPLTIISLFYTPEKALGENFETGLKNLKQILESR
- the purB gene encoding adenylosuccinate lyase; amino-acid sequence: MTSLSAISPIDGRYRSKTKKLAAYFSEEALIRYRIKVEIEYFIALYEQGLPQLQQVDPGNFEKLRELYKNFTSIDAQAVKEIEKVTNHDVKAVEYYLKEEFEKLGMSESKEFIHFGLTSQDINNTAIPLSLKDAVNEVYIPSLNALLERLKELAKEWKDIPLLARTHGQPASPTRLGKEINVFVERLEQQLKLLHQVPHAAKFGGATGNYNAHKVAYPDMDWQQFGKNFVEKSLGLHHSFPTTQIEHYDHLAALFDGLKRINNIFIDLDRDIWTYISMDYFKQKIKKGEIGSSAMPHKVNPIDFENSEGNLGIANAIFEHLSAKLPVSRLQRDLTDSTVLRNIGVPLGHTIIAFNSTLKGLNKLLLNKEKLNADLENNWAVVAEAIQTILRREGFKNPYEALKGLTRTNTKITRESISEFIDQLEVSEKIKQELRQINPQNYTGV
- a CDS encoding non-canonical purine NTP diphosphatase, which encodes MKLVFATHNPNKFREIKSILPKHIKLLSLDDIGCEEDIEETAATIEGNAKLKADYVKENYGYDCFADDTGLEVEALNGAPGVYSARYAGEPKSDEANLNKLLKEMENISNRKARFKTVISLRLGKNHYSFPGICEGEILTGKRGEKGFGYDPVFQPEKHKKSFAEMNLEEKSEISHRARAFKKLIDFLKDQE
- a CDS encoding carboxypeptidase-like regulatory domain-containing protein; protein product: MKRNLFILFLMISGVSFAQQTIKGTVMNAANDQPLENVNIVNLNQVVGAITDEEGNFKIKAEVNDTLYFSYLGFRSIRVRVTNDWLKYGNVKVKMTEIGMALEEVTLNSVKLTGYLEIDAKNIPIYDNHRYSISGLNTGYEGGDHSPGAVTKTLRSLSNPADLVYNIFGKRPRQMRKLRQMKDDENIRDLLRRKFDRETLMALLQVNRSEIEEILNHCNYSKDFMKTANDLQILDAINGCYEEYKALQKN
- a CDS encoding TrmH family RNA methyltransferase, which produces MTNTKVLEYLLEYLTPRRRQLFDKVLAQRTNYLTVATQDVYQLHNTSAVLRSCDVFGIQNIHIIEERFPKRIDKQIAMGAQKWVDVNRYKTAKECISALRNKGYSIVATSPHEKSMTPEDFSFDQPTALFFGTEKEGLSEEILTEADRTLHIPMVGFTESLNISVSAAIILHVLTEKLRKSEKRWQLSDEEKLELKMEWTKKSIKNSDQIIERFLNQ
- a CDS encoding chalcone isomerase family protein; amino-acid sequence: MKITCFILFAFLGMGISMAQTTIAGVTLPQKETFQNHELVLNGAGVREKLWIDLYAGGLYLSQKSSNAEEILSANEPMSIKLHIVSKLISSKKMIEAVDEGFQHSTGGNTRALDPKIEKFKSFFMEEIKKNDVFDIVYLPSSGVTVYKNGAEKGKISGMDFKKALFGIWLSNHPADDDLKKAMLGK
- the rlmH gene encoding 23S rRNA (pseudouridine(1915)-N(3))-methyltransferase RlmH — protein: MTIKLVCIGKTDNQELDNLLKIYSDRLQHYIKFEIDIIPDLKKTKNLNENQQKQKEGQLLLPGFENSDFVVLLDEKGKQYTSEEFSAYLQKRMNTGLKRLIFVIGGPYGFSDEVYTRANAKISLSKMTFSHQMVRLFFTEQLYRAFTILKNEPYHHR
- a CDS encoding YihY/virulence factor BrkB family protein, with the translated sequence MSLKEAIKSRIQSISNWWKRKTKQIVLPGLEGLSLHDLWVIYTGGIIKGTFSTRASSIAFSFFMAIFPFLLFVLNLIPYITFIEDFQLEFLVFIDNLLPPETSDFFGAIFEDIAKNPRGGLLSFSFILSIFLMTNGVNAIFTGFEFSYHTKTNRSIIRQYVVAIGVSLVLALLLLISVILVVFLEYAIDDISGNSLLSQDTIEASIIQYCAFIVLVYIAVAILYYSGTREARQAKFFSVGALFTTILIVITTVLFSIYITNFSSYNELYGSIGALLILMFYIWLNSNVLLLGFELNASLIKLKKKFK